The segment AACGTTCATGGCCTGTTGTTTGAGGGCGAACGTGCTGCCAATCTCCACCACGCAGTTGGGGTGCAGGGGCGTCATGAAGTACACGGAGGGAATCAGGTGTGGGGGGTGCCCGCCGCATTCCTCCTGTCGCCAGCTGCGGCCCGCGATGGCCGCAGCCTCGAGGTAGAGCAGCATCGCCACACGGCGGTCCGGATCCAGATCCTGGTACGAATGTTCCGGTTCCTGCGTGATCAGGATGTCCGGGCGAAGTTCGCGCAACAAGCTCACCAGGGAGATCTTGGACGGCAGGTCCAGGCTCACCTCCCCGGCGGTGAAGTCCAGAAACTGGACCGATGAAACGCCCAGGACGCGCGCAGCGGCCTCAATACCGGCCCGCGACTCGGGGCGGGCCAGCGTCACCGCAGCATGCACGGTGTCTCCGGCGGCCACGTGTTTGGCCAGGGTTCCGCCCACTTCCACGATCTCGAGACCGAAGGTGGCCAGCATCAGAATGGTTCTGGGCATGAGGCTCCTTTACTGACGCTGTTGAAGGCGGGGAAACAA is part of the Deinococcus sp. YIM 134068 genome and harbors:
- a CDS encoding PIG-L deacetylase family protein; this translates as MPRTILMLATFGLEIVEVGGTLAKHVAAGDTVHAAVTLARPESRAGIEAAARVLGVSSVQFLDFTAGEVSLDLPSKISLVSLLRELRPDILITQEPEHSYQDLDPDRRVAMLLYLEAAAIAGRSWRQEECGGHPPHLIPSVYFMTPLHPNCVVEIGSTFALKQQAMNVLESQMRFTAQMLRTRLDAGALQHIVPGGEVSDDDLELGRALHLEMNKADALSHGLLSHSGATLAEAFRHMNPFRLEALL